A region of Pyxidicoccus parkwaysis DNA encodes the following proteins:
- a CDS encoding MXAN_6230/SCO0854 family RING domain-containing protein translates to MNEQPTPTLAVLLRRSGLVFVPEQSQDTLPESYLRAVDIKLAELGYAVSARLRARLARLPIAELTRLQGWLWNELAEHVGGDQQHQPLFRDFPRDIPRDTFDLWMRKVLSHFLQAEGQPCLFCGNTSTTHVLSPCLHVVCDQCFDGSNYSACPVCEHPVDTPSPFFKPRAPAALPAERVTFKLLDAGTDIDSQARELFVSFCARKQVLSPSDKDDFKTLIHDLGARVLAWLPEEIPVRENVAEIFGALFQRCEPQAVLPVARGYLSTATDVLRLIAVYSGADPALAAQPQFKPVSLHTPSGRFWGRMAEIIRSSAAHSRHDEVSVHLRVHRFKVARLKRPLRRALLALLEGFHPDGLVEDMLRHRSYWVWLGEFLHPHEYADRFPNVARAFAVVRKKAPDGTPAPAFAGYSSRLETAARSHDMEGLKQLLLQRPGEFARRYDHALRLAGDDARARQELVEAFTGCCGEFSTPVLLTLLSHLPKRLQRAGLRMYWPKGGTAKGVSGPDERAVLSPDDVAPSVRAIELELLRRFASKPAFEDFLIDEELKHIPVPFNERTASPSAVALPRGARVQIPEGKTFRLFLHWCRPEQGGVPTDIDLSVGFYTADWTYAGLCSFSQLRFAAPSGAPIAVSSGDLRDAPFPDGASEFVDVDRVLALAQGLRYAVMVVNNYAGLPFSSLERAFAGLMLRDDVQGKHFDPRTVELKFALQGDNGIFLPLAIDLRDSTLHWLDTYSKGELELNTVQSSNEAISKICPEMMEYFASGVRASMYDLALLHAAARGSRVTVRGPVPRVFIRGPGEDAAAFHLRLRKDLGSTPATRLDVRGSEPLFAALYRGDVTLPPGSAAYALFREQVTPTLSASDLLS, encoded by the coding sequence ATGAATGAACAGCCCACGCCGACGCTGGCAGTCCTCCTCCGACGCTCCGGCCTCGTCTTCGTGCCGGAGCAGTCCCAGGACACGCTCCCGGAGAGCTACCTGCGGGCCGTCGACATCAAGCTCGCGGAACTGGGGTACGCCGTGTCAGCGCGGCTGCGCGCGCGCCTCGCACGTCTGCCCATCGCCGAGCTCACGCGGCTCCAGGGCTGGCTCTGGAACGAGCTCGCCGAGCACGTGGGAGGCGACCAGCAACACCAGCCCCTGTTCCGCGACTTTCCCCGGGACATTCCGCGCGACACGTTCGACCTCTGGATGCGCAAGGTGCTGAGCCACTTCCTCCAGGCGGAAGGCCAGCCCTGCCTCTTCTGCGGGAACACCAGCACCACGCACGTCCTGAGCCCCTGCCTCCACGTGGTCTGCGACCAGTGCTTCGACGGCTCGAACTACAGCGCCTGCCCCGTCTGTGAGCACCCCGTCGACACGCCGTCCCCGTTCTTCAAGCCCCGGGCGCCTGCCGCGCTCCCCGCCGAGCGCGTCACCTTCAAGCTGCTGGATGCGGGCACGGACATCGACAGTCAGGCCCGGGAATTGTTCGTCAGCTTCTGCGCGCGCAAGCAGGTCCTCTCGCCGTCGGACAAGGACGACTTCAAGACGCTGATTCACGACCTGGGCGCGCGGGTGCTCGCATGGCTGCCCGAGGAAATCCCCGTCCGGGAGAACGTCGCGGAGATTTTTGGCGCCCTGTTCCAGCGGTGTGAGCCGCAGGCGGTGCTGCCCGTCGCACGCGGCTACCTCTCCACGGCGACGGATGTGCTCCGCCTCATCGCCGTCTACTCCGGCGCCGACCCGGCACTCGCGGCGCAGCCCCAGTTCAAGCCCGTGAGCCTCCACACGCCGTCCGGCCGGTTCTGGGGACGGATGGCCGAAATCATCCGCAGCTCGGCCGCGCATTCCAGGCACGACGAAGTCTCGGTCCACCTGCGAGTCCACCGGTTCAAGGTCGCGCGCCTCAAGCGCCCCCTGCGAAGGGCCCTCCTCGCGCTGCTGGAGGGCTTCCACCCCGACGGCCTCGTCGAGGACATGCTGCGGCATCGCTCGTACTGGGTCTGGCTCGGCGAGTTCCTGCACCCGCACGAGTACGCGGACCGCTTCCCGAACGTGGCCCGAGCCTTCGCCGTGGTGCGGAAGAAGGCACCGGACGGCACGCCCGCGCCCGCGTTCGCCGGGTACTCCTCCCGGCTGGAGACAGCGGCCCGAAGCCACGACATGGAGGGCCTGAAGCAGCTCCTCCTCCAGCGTCCGGGAGAGTTCGCGCGGCGCTATGACCATGCCCTGCGGCTCGCGGGCGACGACGCGCGCGCGAGGCAGGAGCTGGTGGAGGCCTTCACCGGCTGCTGCGGCGAGTTCTCCACGCCCGTCCTGCTCACCCTGCTCAGCCATCTCCCGAAGCGGCTACAGCGGGCCGGGCTCCGCATGTACTGGCCGAAGGGCGGGACGGCGAAGGGCGTGTCCGGCCCCGATGAGCGCGCGGTGCTCTCGCCGGATGACGTGGCTCCGTCCGTCAGGGCCATCGAGCTCGAGCTGTTGCGCCGCTTCGCGAGCAAGCCCGCGTTCGAGGACTTCCTCATCGACGAGGAGCTGAAGCACATCCCCGTCCCTTTCAACGAGCGGACGGCCAGCCCGTCGGCGGTGGCGCTGCCGCGTGGCGCGCGAGTCCAAATCCCCGAGGGGAAGACCTTCCGACTCTTCCTCCACTGGTGCAGACCCGAGCAAGGAGGTGTGCCCACGGACATCGACCTCTCGGTCGGCTTCTACACGGCGGATTGGACGTACGCGGGACTCTGCTCCTTCTCCCAACTGAGGTTCGCGGCCCCGTCCGGTGCGCCCATCGCCGTCAGCTCCGGTGACCTGCGGGACGCGCCCTTCCCCGACGGCGCCTCCGAGTTCGTCGACGTCGACCGGGTGCTCGCCCTGGCGCAGGGGCTTCGCTACGCGGTGATGGTGGTCAACAACTACGCGGGCCTGCCCTTCAGCAGCCTGGAGCGCGCCTTCGCCGGACTGATGCTCCGCGACGACGTCCAGGGGAAGCACTTCGACCCGAGGACCGTCGAGCTCAAGTTCGCGCTCCAGGGTGACAACGGCATCTTCCTGCCGCTGGCCATCGACCTGCGCGACAGCACGCTGCACTGGCTCGACACCTATTCGAAGGGAGAGCTGGAGCTCAACACCGTCCAGTCCTCGAATGAGGCCATCTCGAAAATCTGCCCCGAGATGATGGAGTACTTCGCGAGCGGCGTGCGCGCGTCGATGTATGACCTCGCCCTGCTGCACGCGGCCGCGCGAGGAAGCCGCGTCACCGTGAGAGGCCCGGTACCGCGCGTCTTCATACGCGGGCCCGGGGAAGACGCCGCCGCGTTCCATCTGCGGCTCCGGAAGGACCTCGGCTCGACTCCCGCGACGCGGCTGGACGTGCGCGGGAGCGAGCCTTTGTTCGCGGCCCTGTATCGGGGAGATGTCACCCTCCCGCCCGGAAGCGCCGCCTACGCGCTCTTCCGCGAGCAGGTGACCCCCACGCTCAGCGCCAGCGACCTCCTCTCGTGA
- a CDS encoding class I SAM-dependent methyltransferase, with protein MAHDHSGHSAHHTVPGFGVDRAAHYDAQASVSLAGFQAAYELGVSALTAVLDGQDMASVLYVGVGTGAELVPYTRFDVPGWRFTGVDPSGAMLDVARKRLEAEGLLSRTHLHVGELHTLPPGPLFDGAQMMGVLHHVEGEEARLELLREVTRRLKPGAPLVLGCRIGMDPELMKVELRRWRTYGASPEELERRRQGFAKMQPIESDAALAAMFARTGFAAPRTLFVSVQFKVFLTRFEPGAAR; from the coding sequence ATGGCTCACGACCACTCCGGCCACTCCGCCCATCACACCGTGCCGGGCTTCGGCGTCGACCGCGCCGCCCACTACGACGCCCAGGCGTCCGTCAGCCTCGCGGGATTCCAGGCGGCATATGAGCTCGGCGTCAGCGCACTGACCGCCGTGCTCGACGGCCAGGACATGGCGTCGGTGCTCTACGTGGGCGTGGGCACGGGCGCGGAATTGGTCCCCTATACCCGCTTCGACGTGCCCGGCTGGCGCTTCACGGGCGTGGACCCCTCCGGAGCCATGCTCGACGTCGCCCGCAAGCGCCTGGAGGCCGAGGGGCTGCTCTCGCGCACCCACCTGCACGTGGGCGAGCTGCACACCCTGCCTCCCGGCCCTCTGTTCGACGGCGCACAGATGATGGGGGTCCTGCACCACGTGGAGGGCGAGGAGGCCCGCCTCGAGCTGCTGCGCGAGGTGACCCGGCGACTCAAGCCCGGAGCGCCCCTCGTCCTGGGCTGCCGCATCGGCATGGACCCCGAGTTGATGAAAGTGGAGCTGCGCCGGTGGCGAACGTATGGAGCTTCCCCGGAAGAGCTGGAGCGTCGACGCCAGGGCTTCGCGAAGATGCAGCCCATCGAGTCCGACGCCGCGCTGGCCGCGATGTTCGCCCGGACCGGATTCGCGGCGCCGCGTACGCTCTTCGTCTCGGTCCAGTTCAAGGTCTTCCTCACGCGCTTCGAGCCTGGCGCCGCGCGCTGA
- a CDS encoding erythromycin esterase family protein — translation MFIGACAAPQATGPERSSVPSIEKADELERLVADVCDKQVVLLGEADHGDGRTWEVKTRLVRDLVQKCGFNSVFIESGIYDFLALDHAYARGTASSRDMANAVGNLWSQARETQQWLADLHQAAAAGTVEVRGLDDQIHFTAFYAQRELPAVLAAHLSGERRAECAATLSRHSTWAYDEAHPYTPETNEELLTCLRQVRDALAAEARSEQTTEHLAMANSLYRWVSRGFERDGRAITHARDASMFENFQWQRERLGPKAKSIVWCANIHAAKTLSGLERYRGVASLGQHIHEHYGERAAAIGFSAYSGASQPRGRPGRELSVAPPESLEGQVLAPEQELRYLNASELGALGTVDARPINHEFYRADWHEVLDGLVVFRREEPAHHEKARRDPTAGADGGN, via the coding sequence ATGTTCATCGGAGCTTGCGCGGCGCCGCAGGCGACAGGCCCCGAGCGGAGTTCCGTCCCCTCGATTGAAAAAGCAGACGAGCTCGAACGCCTGGTCGCGGATGTCTGTGACAAGCAGGTCGTGCTCCTCGGCGAGGCCGACCACGGTGACGGACGAACCTGGGAGGTCAAGACGCGACTCGTCCGGGATTTGGTGCAGAAGTGCGGATTCAACTCCGTGTTCATCGAGAGCGGCATCTACGACTTCCTCGCGCTGGACCACGCCTATGCCCGGGGCACGGCATCATCGCGGGACATGGCGAACGCGGTCGGGAACCTCTGGTCGCAAGCTCGCGAGACGCAGCAATGGCTTGCCGACCTCCATCAGGCTGCGGCAGCGGGCACGGTGGAGGTGAGGGGGCTCGACGACCAAATTCACTTCACGGCCTTCTACGCGCAGCGAGAGCTCCCCGCAGTGCTCGCGGCCCATCTTTCCGGCGAGCGGCGAGCGGAATGCGCGGCCACGCTCTCGCGCCATTCCACCTGGGCTTACGACGAAGCCCACCCGTACACGCCGGAGACCAACGAGGAGCTCCTCACGTGCTTGAGGCAGGTACGGGATGCATTGGCAGCTGAAGCGCGCTCCGAGCAGACGACGGAACACCTCGCCATGGCGAACAGCCTGTACCGCTGGGTGTCGCGCGGGTTCGAGCGGGACGGGCGTGCCATCACCCATGCCCGCGACGCGTCGATGTTCGAGAACTTCCAGTGGCAACGCGAGCGACTGGGGCCGAAGGCCAAGAGCATCGTGTGGTGCGCGAACATCCACGCCGCCAAGACGCTCAGCGGGCTCGAGAGGTACCGGGGCGTTGCCTCGCTGGGACAACACATCCACGAGCACTACGGCGAGCGCGCGGCGGCAATCGGGTTCTCGGCGTACTCCGGTGCGAGCCAGCCTCGCGGCCGGCCCGGGCGTGAGCTGAGCGTTGCGCCCCCGGAGTCCCTCGAAGGTCAGGTCCTGGCACCGGAGCAGGAGCTTCGCTACCTGAACGCCAGCGAGCTGGGCGCGCTGGGCACCGTCGACGCGCGCCCCATCAATCACGAATTCTACCGAGCGGACTGGCATGAGGTCCTCGATGGACTCGTCGTCTTTCGCCGGGAGGAGCCAGCGCACCACGAAAAAGCGCGTCGCGACCCGACCGCCGGGGCGGATGGCGGCAACTGA